From a region of the Gossypium raimondii isolate GPD5lz chromosome 10, ASM2569854v1, whole genome shotgun sequence genome:
- the LOC105777229 gene encoding protein FLX-like 3, whose amino-acid sequence MAGRNRIPREAFNDRHGFPPERSFLRGPPLPQQRPHPVLLEEELEMQHAEIRRLLTDNSRLVEDRIAIRQELGAAKEEIHRLNLFIGDVRAEQELYSRGLIDKGLKLEADLRATEPIKKEVVQLREEVQKLNNNKQELTGQVQALKQDVGRLQADNQQIPVLRAEIDGLHQELMHARNSIDYEKKANIEMMEQRQAIEKNMVSMAREVEKLRAELAIVDGRPWAAAQGGPYGMKFHSPEGAFPASYEGYGARLAGANKGPFHGPCPGTWEKSRNTHR is encoded by the exons atggcTGGAAGAAACCGCATTCCTCGCGAAGCCTTCAATGACCGGCATGGATTTCCTCCTGAAAGATCTTTCCTCCGTGGTCCTCCTCTGCCACAACAACGTCCTCATCCTGTGTTGTTGGAGGAAGAACTTGAAATGCAGCATGCAGAAATTCGGAGGCTTTTGACTGATAACAGCAGGCTGGTAGAAGATCGAATAGCTATACGACAAGAGCTTGGTGCTGCGAAAGAGGAAATTCATCGTTTAAATCTTTTCATTGGTGACGTTCGTGCTGAGCAAGAGCTGTACTCAAGGGGACTTATTGACAAAGGCTTGAAGCTGGAAGCAGATTTGCGTGCAACTGAGCCAATTAAAAAAGAGGTTGTGCAACTTCGTGAAGAAGTTCAGAAACTGAATAATAATAAGCAGGAACTAACTGGTCAAGTTCAGGCTCTCAAACAAGATGTTGGCAGGCTGCAAGCTGATAATCAACAGATACCTGTTCTGAGAGCAGAAATTGATGGCCTGCACCAGGAATTGATGCATGCAAG GAACtctattgattatgaaaagaagGCAAATATTGAGATGATGGAACAGAGACAAGCAATAGAGAAGAACATGGTCTCCATGGCACGTGAGGTTGAAAAGCTACGTGCAGAACTTGCCATTGTTGATGGTAGACCTTGGGCTGCTG CTCAAGGTGGACCATATGGGATGAAATTCCACAGTCCAGAGGGGGCTTTTCCAGCTTCATATGAAGGATACGGAGCTCGTCTG GCTGGTGCTAATAAGGGTCCTTTTCATGGTCCTTGTCCTGGGACTTGGGAGAAGTCCCGCAATACTCATCGCTAG